The DNA window aattacatatccaaaagcgaagcgtccacgcttccgctgcgccactctgatccatgatccaattattatacaagaggaattccacaacaataaaatcacaacaagccttccttcgccacgagccctgtggaggggaataaaatatttttggggtgagctagaaactcagcgagtaaccggtaaaatcagtaatcaaatcggtttaacaatagttcatttcaatgatgtcataaatcaaatgataagtccagaaacaattacaacatttacaaaacattaaatatggagtatcaataattcaagaaacatgtacaatggaaagcgatagtaacattcatgaaaaggatacgttcgttctcctgccatttcctttttttttccatttgaaattgcattttttcattcaacctttcccggacatcgtccaggctccaccaacctccaccaacctacaaaggtaatacttgagtataccaaacgttcacccaggtccctaatcgcccgaccgagtccgcttctggctcgagacgaccggtaacaaggggcaatggccagttcagcccaaaaggcttacattcatgcgcaagtagcatttaatcattaatcatgaaaatttcacatttatttaggtcgagtgcgataaagtacacactcgcccagaaaacttattttaacaatcattgaaagcacttaacacattatcaatccataataacaagccaataagtcaaggaaatatatcaaacaaggaacactctcatataagcacgcatgatatgcacgaaaacagttcaaaagtaactttggaaacagttcaaaagtaaataatgcaagaaacgtttcacaaatactttggaaatagtttagggtcacttaCCTCCACTGCttagaaatcatccagcatataacattgccttgctcaaatccaagtcttagatcacaaaatcaatgcaaacaaatcccttcaaagttcggacagcacttcccctgaatttactaacttttccagccatcattgcttcattatttcctcattccaacccaaaggcacacacacaacaacaagttcatccaatagccattcggcaagctccaagtagtactagtacaagtcaagctagggaaaagtccggaaatgaaagttaaactcaaaaccagaaaaataggttttgacgtcattttgcgataatggtaccaaaggcgctacgattgtcggatgaaggtgaaagacccaccgtttcgaagctaagagacagggctacaatattacagaaggtcactcaacccattttcgagtgtaaccaattcaaaaatgcaagataccataccagaatcacaaaaacagattcacagaacgcattctagcggaaacatcataaagcaggctatccaagtccaaatccagaaattccaaaaccggctgaaagctaagaaactgggttaaatttcatcataagacctcaacaaccaattcggaagcaattccagccaaaaaaaccaattacaggcgcaattcttacattcgggtaaaaccagaacagcaatagtaatttcgaattttctcattctacgctactccgattgacctgaaattttgtaagcacctctaaaatgtcattccctaaaactttcatgttttaatacaaggccaattcggtctctaactaggagctataaattcgggcagaatgtattcatcataaccctaactttccaaaatttcttccaaaacagaaattggttgcaattatccactttttccaccttctagaatcattatataccatttccaatcatcatagatagccacacaatcatgctcatattaaaacagaaaaatccccaataattataaaacttcaccaattcaaccaaaaatcaagatataatccataaaaatgcatcttataccaccaccaatcatgaattgaacatcattagaggaaggagaggggtccttcacaactcaccttagcaatactagagatagagcaactagtcaccttaactttccaaacaacttcacaaccaagctcaactccaccaaactaagaggttttatggagtaaattcaagtttaatcggttggaattgaagattgagtgagatgagaagctagaaagttgagagatttttcttcttttcctttgagagagagccggccatgaagcatagaaataggatgatttttgggtcaaaattgagtattagtaaaggtaagaaataatggtcaaagtccaagattaaatcacaaggtgacacttgtcacctttttggtttaaaacttatctttttgtctctccattacaaatatcttaacaccttgtaaaataatatcacttaatacaaaattccaacaagttgtcaaaaatataatgcatttaccgcactagcgggtcccacgtccaaaatacgctcttaatttctcaaaaactaaccgatactagatactagaaaaatcattttaaaactatctttgctcataaactttatctggggaatttttctaataaagaaaatgtagaaaaggcgggcgattaaataaaataaaccctagaaaattagaaaattttcgggttctcacactcattcttttcggggcgtcacaaaaaaAGTCAAGGGATCGTAGTTGGAATAAAACGACACGCTGTCATTAATTTTTACCACCCTTTATCTCATTAATTTTGCGAACATAATCATTGATTAGATTTAAATAGAATAGACTTCAGAGTTTAGGGTGCAAAATATCCAAAATTAAGAGTTTAAGGTGCAAAGTGtccaaatttgaaatttaggatacaaaatgagaaagtgatatAAGTTTAGAGGCGTAAAGTGAAATTAATCCTTTAATTCATGAATCAAACGCTAAAAACCAGCTTCTCAATTTGCCCCTTCTTGTATCTCTTGCTTTTGGTTGAATGCGTGTATTTTGCTGCATAAGAGCAATGATTCTTCGACTCTTTAATAAGAGATCAGATGTAAAATAACAAGCATAACCACATTTGCATACCAAAAAAcgaatttcaatttcaaatttgCATTTTGCATTCAGTTTAATTAATTTTTGGTCTGGGCTCAGGGCAGTAGGCTGATCTGCAAAGGGAGTTGAAGCAAATAAAGAGATAGGTGTGGTATTTGCGCCTTCTGCTGATGGAATTGTCAAATAAACTGTGAACTGCAAATTAATTTTTGTGGTGTCAACTCAAAGACTATAGAACAATAATCATACAATTCAATATGAGTGTAACGAACCTAAATGGGATAATAGCCATTCTTTCTTAAGTTTGAAATTAGATGGATGCATGTAAATGATCATTAGTCACAATCTTAAGTACGTAGCAAAATATGTTGTGTTTGTGTAGGTTATTAACGTAGTGTATATATTGATTATTATGGTGCCCTTATCTGTTCTCCTAGTACATAAATTATATATGGTACAATTAAAACTAGTCATTGTGGAGGCTTTGTATCTTCAACCAAAACTGAATGCTCCTGATCAAGCCCAAGATCTCTATATGATTTTGAGGAGTCTAatacttcacttttttttttgcaacaagCTCAAATGGTCATGTTGCTTTTTAGCCCTTCAAACGAATCAAATCGGGTTTCGATTTATACAAACTAAATTCAACTTAAATACATCCGACGGAAACTCAAACTCGAGCTCAATATAACAGTTAATGTCGAATTCGAATTTGAACTCAAACTCTAGTTTGAGGCTAAATGGGTTTGAAAAAGTATAAATACCAACTCtaaaaaatagaagaagaaaattattAGGTTGACGAGTCTTAAAACCATCACCTCAATACTAGAGCTCGGCTAGAATATTTAAATGAATTACTCGAGTAAAACCAAAAGAGTGTATTAGTTCaccccttttttttcatttaaagGTTATGAAACTTAGGAGTTATTTTCTTTATGAAAGCATTTATACAACATTAAATGTACACTTTGTTCTCCATGTAAGATAATAATTTGTTCTCCATGTAAGATAAtgttattgttttatttttatttagttcTTTTGGGGGCAAGGAATTGGTTGATATAGAGTCCAACTCAAATTTTAGAGATGTTTATGCAGTTTTGAATCATTTCAAGCGTTAGAATCATATGCACTCCCCATTTTATAGATgcttattttcttattttattatatttttttcaaaactatTTTATACAGACTTGCAATTCCCTGACAATTcaaatttttaccaaaaaataaaaaattatcagTAAACATTTTTTTGTTGACTTTTAGTCACATAACTGAAAAATGACACCAATTCTAGTGACTCAAATGCAAATtcccaaaactatttttattttttattttttttatttcttcacaaattccagatttcccACTTATTTTTCGAGCGCTAGACCCTGAGCGCCTTCAAATAGAAATACACTTCACTTCCGTCTGAGAACGTTCCCGGCCAAGCCATAATCCCATTTGCTTCCAAAACCTTCAAAGTCTAATTATTTCTCCGGTAATTATCTCAGTTTGAGTTTCGGGCTAAtcgtttttttttgtttagtgATCAAATAATGTATACTGTTCTACATGCTTGTAGGGTTAGTTGATGGACTAAAGCTGCTTTAAAATTTCGATTTCCTCATAACTTGGCTTTGCTGCGGAGCTAATAACGCGCGATTAagattttctcttgttttttttccctcttaGGGTTTTGAAAATGtacaaaaaaaagggaaattagTTGAAAATGCTTGGTGTTTAGGTGATGAAtgcatgcttttttttttttaagttacaaattttgataaatttgttGTGATGTTTGAGTCACTGATGACTTTCTGTTGCTGATTACTTTGGAGGtttgtttttccatttttttcctgCTAAAATGTGCAATTtggtttttttaatttttgagtgCTGCCACTCTCTGCTATTATGCTTTTTCCCCTtattctgatttttttgggggTATAATTTTGACTGAACAAAATGTATTACGGTAATTTAATTGGCTTTTCCCTTGCAAAATATGTGAAAGAGGGCAGACAAGCTCAAAAAATATGTGTTTAGTTAATGGAGCTTTTGTAAGTAAAGTCCCGTCCTTGGTTCGGGAACTTTTTTTGGCCCCCGGGTGATGTCCAGTTATCTGGCTTGTTATTTGAGCTGCTGCAATTGAATTTACCATGTCATCTGATTTTCTGTTTGTATATGTTTTCGAACTAAACCAAGAGAGTGTTTTTCTGTAATTTAATTTGTAATGCAATGACACTTCCGTAACGAATTACTAACTGGAATAGATGGTCAGGAAGTATATGTATGGTTCTTGAAGCTTTGTGACGGTCGTTTATGGCTTCCGAGATTCCTGTACCGTCAACCGTGGCTTGGAGTTGGGTTATTGAAGCGCTATCCAGATCCAAGCAAGCAGATACGTCCCTTTTAATAGGTGCGAATAAGTTCACCTTGAATTTTTTTCAATCATAATTATTTGTGTTAGAGCTTTGTTGGCACTTGTGCGATTCAGATATAATTAAAAAGGCTCCAGAGGTTTCTGATGATGAACTGGGGAAGAATTGCAGAGAAGTCGTGTCGCTGAGAATCTTAGAGAGTTTGATTGTTAAGGGGAATCAAAACAAGAACAAGGATGCTGCTACAGTTGGTCAAAAACTTGAATTGGATCCGTCAAACAATTGTGAAGATGTTCTTCGACAAATATCAGAGGTGTCCTGCTTTCTACTTATAATctgtttttgacttttttaaTCTTACTTTTGGAGGCATAGAATGTTGTTACAAACCTTTCTCATTGATGCATACAGATGCCCGAATCTCTAACTTGTGCTTAATTGTATTTAAGATGTCTGCGATGGATCTCACTGCAGTTGCACCAGAGATGTTGAATGGGGATGTTCAGTCCTTTATTGTGCACAAAAGAGCTTCTTTACCCAAGCCTGCTTTGCAAAAGGTGAACCAGCATAGGTTGATCTCTGTAGAACTAAGAAAACTTTTTGTATAGATGTTCTCTGCTCCTTCTTAATCTAGAATTGTCGGGATATTTTGACAAACAGCTTAAGGATGCCATTCTTGAAGGCAGCCATTCTATTCTTTCATCCTTAAAGGAAAGAAGTGGATTAACAGTTACAACTCAGTGTAATGATGATATATCGGTAAATGGTGGCAACTCCAATGTCCTTGCACAGAGACTTGAAGATTGCAGCATAAATAACAAAGTCACTTTGCCATATGGAAACGCGGGTTCTCCCACTCATGATAACATGGATGACGAATCACAGGAAAACTTGCCTGATACAAATCTTTTACCTGCTAAGAGGAAAACAGCTGCTATGAGAAGTGAAATTGTGGAGATACAAACCGATGGGGACCAAACCACATTGGATGATTGTTGTACTTCCCATGTGCAAGCCACCAAGAAATTTAAGCAGAATGCCAATTTCACTGAAGACACTGTAGTCCAGAATGCAATAGCTCCAACCACCCATGGACCTTCAACAACTTTATCTGAAGGAGTTGTTAGATATATTGAAAAAGAAGGTTGTAATTCGAAAAAAGAAGTCCAATGTGGGTCTTCCACCCCTCAAAATGTGGATGATGATTTAGAAGGAAATTTTCCTGAGAGTAATTCATTACCAGCTAAGAGGAATAGGACAGCAATTGCTGCTGAAAATTCAGAAGGGAAAACCTTGAAAGACCAAATCCCATTAGGTGATGGTTGTGATATCCGTGGGGAAGTTGTTAAGAAGTTTAAGCAGGATGGGAATTCTATGATGGACGACATTGATGAGGATACTGTAGCTTCACCCGTGCATGGGCTAATGAAATTTTCATCTGAAGGAACTGTCAAACACATTGAAAAAGAAGGTTGCAATTTGGAAACAGAAGTTCAAGTTGGAGGCGTTGAGTCAAATGGATCTCCTCATGGTGATGATGATCAGCATTATCAATTAAAAAGGATTGCACAGAGTAGTCATGCATTTCATCAAGATCATTTAGTTTGTGATCTGCAGGTTCCTCATGATGATGCTAAAGTGGCTGAATTGCATGCAGAGTTAGATGGCCAAAACAATAGTGTTGATGAAACCAATGGACACGATCAAGGTTTTGAGCTGCAGACAGAAAATGCTACATCTTTGGCGATGGGAGTAATGGAGAGAAATAATAGCCCAGAGAATCCTGTGCAGAATTTTGAGGGTAATTTTCAGCTAAGTTTCGGTGGTTCTGGATCCAAGGATGATATGCAGCACAATCCTGATTTTGATATGACTAGTGACAGTGATGACTATCGTGACGAGAGGATGGATATTGCCATGAAAAAGGATGCTCTCTTGAGCTCTCAGTGCACAAATAGTCAAGATTCCTTTGCAACACAGGCAAAGTATTGTGTGAAGTGTAACAAAGAAGGGCAATTACTGGTTTGTAGCTCCGACACCTGCCAGTTAGCAGTTCATTCCAGCTGCTTGCCTTCTGCTGCCCATTTTGatggaaaaggaaaattctACTGCCCTTTTTGTGCATATTCTCGTGCAATCTCGGAGTACATGCAAGTTAAGAGGAAGGCCTCATTTGCAAGGAAAGACTTAGCTTCCTTTATTGGTGTGCAAACTGTATGTCAACAAAAGAAGGCCACCATGAAATTGGGGAGAGAAAGTCGAAATGAGTTGCAAAAGAATGAAGGTAATAACAGTGAAGACTTTGTGAACAAGGTTTCTGATTCTCATTGTGGGGTTAAAATGGGTAACAAGCATCAATCAGAGCCTCCATTGTCATGTTCTAGTGATCATTCTCATTCTGGAGAAAAGGTTGTGTCTCCAAGTGATGGAATGCCCAATACCTTGGTGAGCGGAAACTTGGAAAGGAAATACATGGAGCCACAGTGCCAATTGCTTGGAGTGCAAGTTGAGCAGCCAGTTGTTGCTCATCCTGTACATGGATCTGATGTTGATTGCAAAGAAGCTCACATGGCTGATAGGAATGAGGGGAATGCTGGAGCCGAAGGCAAGAAAGTTTCAGAAATTCCAGAGTCAGCTTTACCTCAGGAACCTGTCTGTGGACCAATTAGTGAAAGCTCTGAAGAAGACAATGAGAAATCTGTGAGAAGTTACTCCATAAGATTGCGAAGGCCCATCAAGAACTAGTAAGTATTCTTCTTTAATGCACGAGCTTGCTTAAGTTCGCTTTATTGCTGATAGACAACTCTCATCTTTCTTCTTATTTACAGCATCGACTAGTGCTCTCAGTCAGTGCTGAAGCATTATGAGTTTCACTTCCCCTTCCTCGTCCACCTTTTCTCTTGTTCTCCACTGTCTATTTTATTACCAGAAAGCTTCATATAGAATATGGATGTCCATTGATTATTATTGACTTGTGTAAGAAATCTGTATATTTGACAGTACTTATCCAGCGATTCCTCAACTCAGGCGGAAAATTCTCCCATGGACAAAAGCAGAGGAAGAGAAGTTAAAGGTACAAACTACTTCCCGAGTAGTAAAGATGAAAGACATCATGCCAATCTCCTTTTCCCCTCTGGCGTCTACAACTGGGTCTTGTCAGTTCAAAATTGTTTGACATGTTTTAACTTACATGCCTCCTTTGCTTTATTTTCTAATCAAAATATACCTTCTAAGCTTTCCCATTTACTCATCAGAGGATCTTTTACAGCTTATCAAACCTAGTACGTATTTCATCTGGAATTCTCAAAACAATATGAAAAATAGGATGGAACGTGAGACATTCAGAATTAAGAGTAGTAAAAGATCGGCGCTTCCTCATTTTTGGGATTATTGGAAAGCTGTCATCTTCAAGGTTGGATTTGAAAAGTTGGatgaaaggaaaaatcctataaGTAGGTCTTTTCCTTGAAAGGGTCAGACTATGTGGAGATGTTTAAAATAACATCCTCTAAAATTTAAGCTTTTggataaataagaaaatgttgaaaatcACCTGTGCATTTCTTTTTCCAGCTTTGCTGAATGGACCTTTGGGCTGGCTACTTATCcaatttgtttgtttggatgggATTTTACAATGGAAAATTCTCAAATTATAACATGATTTACAGTGACCATGAATCTACCTGCTACATGATTGAATGCTCTTTTCATACTTTTCCTTTTGATCAGTACTTTCTGTCTTTAGTTTCTTGTAAGTCCTGAATCTGAATCTTTGATTATCTTGCTAAAGACAGATGAGCTGTGTTGTGAGCAATCCCCGGGGAACTTGTTATCGCAAACCATGatgttttgttttttaattaccATACTGCTGTATTAGATATTTAAAGTTGAGCCTGAAGACCTGTACTTAACGTGCTATAGCATCTTAACTTAAAAATGGAATTAAATAATCTTTATCCAAGCCACAATGAAAAGTACATTT is part of the Coffea eugenioides isolate CCC68of chromosome 6, Ceug_1.0, whole genome shotgun sequence genome and encodes:
- the LOC113772998 gene encoding uncharacterized protein LOC113772998 isoform X1, encoding MASEIPVPSTVAWSWVIEALSRSKQADTSLLIDIIKKAPEVSDDELGKNCREVVSLRILESLIVKGNQNKNKDAATVGQKLELDPSNNCEDVLRQISEMSAMDLTAVAPEMLNGDVQSFIVHKRASLPKPALQKLKDAILEGSHSILSSLKERSGLTVTTQCNDDISVNGGNSNVLAQRLEDCSINNKVTLPYGNAGSPTHDNMDDESQENLPDTNLLPAKRKTAAMRSEIVEIQTDGDQTTLDDCCTSHVQATKKFKQNANFTEDTVVQNAIAPTTHGPSTTLSEGVVRYIEKEGCNSKKEVQCGSSTPQNVDDDLEGNFPESNSLPAKRNRTAIAAENSEGKTLKDQIPLGDGCDIRGEVVKKFKQDGNSMMDDIDEDTVASPVHGLMKFSSEGTVKHIEKEGCNLETEVQVGGVESNGSPHGDDDQHYQLKRIAQSSHAFHQDHLVCDLQVPHDDAKVAELHAELDGQNNSVDETNGHDQGFELQTENATSLAMGVMERNNSPENPVQNFEGNFQLSFGGSGSKDDMQHNPDFDMTSDSDDYRDERMDIAMKKDALLSSQCTNSQDSFATQAKYCVKCNKEGQLLVCSSDTCQLAVHSSCLPSAAHFDGKGKFYCPFCAYSRAISEYMQVKRKASFARKDLASFIGVQTVCQQKKATMKLGRESRNELQKNEGNNSEDFVNKVSDSHCGVKMGNKHQSEPPLSCSSDHSHSGEKVVSPSDGMPNTLVSGNLERKYMEPQCQLLGVQVEQPVVAHPVHGSDVDCKEAHMADRNEGNAGAEGKKVSEIPESALPQEPVCGPISESSEEDNEKSVRSYSIRLRRPIKNYTYPAIPQLRRKILPWTKAEEEKLKEGVQTLSSPHDRSIPWKQILEFGGDVFQRGRTTIDLKDKWRNICKGGPR
- the LOC113772998 gene encoding uncharacterized protein LOC113772998 isoform X2, with translation MSAMDLTAVAPEMLNGDVQSFIVHKRASLPKPALQKLKDAILEGSHSILSSLKERSGLTVTTQCNDDISVNGGNSNVLAQRLEDCSINNKVTLPYGNAGSPTHDNMDDESQENLPDTNLLPAKRKTAAMRSEIVEIQTDGDQTTLDDCCTSHVQATKKFKQNANFTEDTVVQNAIAPTTHGPSTTLSEGVVRYIEKEGCNSKKEVQCGSSTPQNVDDDLEGNFPESNSLPAKRNRTAIAAENSEGKTLKDQIPLGDGCDIRGEVVKKFKQDGNSMMDDIDEDTVASPVHGLMKFSSEGTVKHIEKEGCNLETEVQVGGVESNGSPHGDDDQHYQLKRIAQSSHAFHQDHLVCDLQVPHDDAKVAELHAELDGQNNSVDETNGHDQGFELQTENATSLAMGVMERNNSPENPVQNFEGNFQLSFGGSGSKDDMQHNPDFDMTSDSDDYRDERMDIAMKKDALLSSQCTNSQDSFATQAKYCVKCNKEGQLLVCSSDTCQLAVHSSCLPSAAHFDGKGKFYCPFCAYSRAISEYMQVKRKASFARKDLASFIGVQTVCQQKKATMKLGRESRNELQKNEGNNSEDFVNKVSDSHCGVKMGNKHQSEPPLSCSSDHSHSGEKVVSPSDGMPNTLVSGNLERKYMEPQCQLLGVQVEQPVVAHPVHGSDVDCKEAHMADRNEGNAGAEGKKVSEIPESALPQEPVCGPISESSEEDNEKSVRSYSIRLRRPIKNYTYPAIPQLRRKILPWTKAEEEKLKEGVQTLSSPHDRSIPWKQILEFGGDVFQRGRTTIDLKDKWRNICKGGPR